A part of Candidatus Chlamydia corallus genomic DNA contains:
- a CDS encoding membrane dipeptidase translates to MTIDIHCDLLSHPHFCRKDPAVRCSPEQLQSGGVRKQVCAIFVPHSEGEPNCDKQNSLFFSLPNKHPNIALLSYDKEKEEASSSQEKSLSLIRSIENASALGADSKPLGDLLGKLIDLTKEGPLAYLGMVWKGDNRFGGGTEAPKRLSQDGKILLDIMYQLGLPIDLSHSSDKLAEDILDYTTDKLPDLCVIASHSNFRAVLHHPRNLSDLYAKEIVRRKGVIGLNLVRSYVGDSFAEIESHLLHAENLGILSNIVIGSDFFYSNESENFFFSECNSAEAHPVLRKLIHGIFAKEKAESILFSRAEQFLDQVISKQMDRKITSIEL, encoded by the coding sequence ATGACTATTGATATTCATTGTGATTTACTTTCGCATCCGCATTTTTGTCGAAAAGATCCTGCTGTGAGGTGTTCTCCAGAACAATTGCAATCTGGAGGAGTGCGTAAGCAGGTTTGCGCTATTTTTGTTCCCCATAGCGAAGGTGAACCTAATTGTGATAAACAAAATTCTTTGTTTTTTTCTCTTCCTAACAAGCATCCTAATATTGCGTTATTATCCTATGATAAAGAAAAAGAGGAAGCCTCTTCTTCTCAAGAAAAGTCATTAAGTCTTATTCGTAGTATAGAAAACGCCTCGGCTTTGGGAGCAGATTCCAAGCCTCTTGGAGACTTATTAGGAAAGCTTATAGATTTAACAAAAGAGGGGCCTCTTGCTTACTTAGGAATGGTATGGAAAGGAGATAACCGTTTTGGAGGAGGGACAGAGGCTCCTAAGAGGCTTTCTCAGGATGGTAAGATTCTTTTAGATATAATGTACCAACTCGGACTTCCCATAGATCTAAGCCATTCTAGCGATAAATTAGCTGAAGATATTTTGGATTATACTACTGATAAATTGCCCGATCTATGTGTGATTGCGAGTCATTCAAATTTTCGAGCAGTTCTTCACCATCCAAGAAATCTTAGTGATCTCTATGCTAAGGAAATAGTTAGAAGAAAAGGGGTTATTGGTTTAAATCTAGTTAGGTCTTACGTAGGGGATTCTTTCGCTGAAATAGAGAGTCATTTACTTCATGCTGAGAATCTCGGAATCTTATCAAATATTGTTATTGGTTCTGATTTCTTTTATTCAAATGAATCTGAGAATTTCTTTTTTAGTGAATGTAATTCTGCGGAAGCACACCCAGTTTTACGTAAATTGATTCATGGTATTTTTGCTAAAGAGAAAGCAGAATCTATACTTTTTTCTCGGGCTGAGCAATTTTTAGACCAAGTCATTTCAAAGCAGATGGATAGGAAGATAACAAGTATAGAACTTTAG
- a CDS encoding DNA polymerase III subunit delta' (catalyzes the DNA-template-directed extension of the 3'-end of a DNA strand; the delta' subunit seems to interact with the gamma subunit to transfer the beta subunit on the DNA), translating into MYLEEENRGWEALLKKVYNQEIPPAILLHGFTFPILQDKAEQLASEILLRSSPGSEHKVSQKIHPDIYQFFPEGKGRLHSIDLPRGIKKQIYISPFEANYKVYIIHEVDRMTLAAISAFLKVFEEPPKHAVIILTTAKVQRLPKTIISRSLSIFIERGEKILSSKETFSYLFRYAQCEMTVTEVSQIIKDSPEIDKQVWRDRVKQLLEVLLELYRDRYMLHLGLKASALNCPEHVKEILQLPLLSLDKVLLVIESACRSLDNSSSAASVLEWVAIQLLSLKYKQEKLLSSNGCYPVSN; encoded by the coding sequence ATGTACTTAGAAGAAGAGAATCGGGGCTGGGAAGCTTTACTTAAGAAAGTTTATAATCAGGAGATTCCTCCAGCTATACTACTCCATGGATTTACTTTTCCTATCTTACAGGATAAAGCAGAACAGTTGGCTTCAGAGATTTTACTACGGTCATCTCCAGGTTCGGAGCATAAAGTTTCTCAAAAGATTCATCCTGATATTTATCAATTCTTTCCTGAAGGGAAAGGAAGACTACACTCTATAGATCTCCCTAGGGGAATTAAGAAGCAGATTTATATATCTCCTTTTGAAGCAAATTATAAGGTCTATATTATTCATGAGGTAGATCGAATGACTTTAGCTGCAATTTCTGCATTTTTAAAAGTCTTCGAAGAACCTCCAAAGCATGCTGTTATCATATTGACAACTGCAAAAGTTCAGAGATTGCCAAAGACAATTATCTCCCGGAGTCTATCTATTTTTATTGAGAGAGGAGAGAAGATATTATCTTCCAAAGAAACATTTTCTTATTTATTTCGTTATGCCCAATGTGAAATGACTGTTACTGAAGTTTCTCAAATTATAAAAGACTCTCCAGAGATAGACAAGCAGGTATGGAGAGACAGGGTAAAACAATTACTGGAGGTACTCCTTGAGTTGTATCGAGATCGTTATATGCTGCATTTAGGATTAAAGGCGTCGGCTTTAAACTGTCCTGAGCATGTTAAGGAGATCTTACAATTGCCATTGTTGTCTTTAGACAAGGTGCTTTTAGTTATAGAATCTGCCTGTCGGTCATTGGACAACTCCTCATCAGCAGCCTCTGTATTAGAATGGGTAGCTATTCAGTTGTTATCTCTGAAGTATAAACAAGAGAAGCTATTATCTAGTAACGGTTGCTACCCTGTATCCAATTAG
- the rpmG gene encoding 50S ribosomal protein L33, protein MASKNREIIKLKSSESSDMYWTVKNKRKTTGRLELKKYDRKLRKHVIFKEAK, encoded by the coding sequence ATGGCAAGCAAGAATCGCGAGATTATTAAATTAAAAAGCTCGGAAAGTTCTGATATGTACTGGACTGTAAAAAACAAAAGAAAAACAACAGGTCGACTAGAACTCAAAAAATATGATAGAAAACTGCGTAAGCACGTAATCTTCAAAGAAGCTAAGTAA
- a CDS encoding tRNA 2-thiocytidine biosynthesis TtcA family protein — MSTLLLNPPWMKAGKRIESLVRKALYIHTMLENHRKIVVALSGGKDSLTLLLMLKAISGRGFPILDLHAVNIGGKYSCGAEVSKSYLTHICDKLCVPFTTIASPYESETPECYPCSQARRRLLFQAAKEIGASAIAFGHHRDDVVQTALLNLLHKAEFAGMLPVLDMIHFGVTILRPLIFTPEFWIRKFAKENGFARVTCRCPVVSLRSKAEQSLKLLEEVFPLARHNIALAIQEHGSSKSKKN; from the coding sequence ATGTCCACCTTACTTTTAAATCCTCCGTGGATGAAAGCGGGAAAACGTATAGAAAGCTTAGTCCGAAAAGCACTATATATTCATACAATGTTAGAAAATCATCGTAAAATTGTAGTTGCTTTAAGTGGTGGAAAGGATAGTCTTACCCTTCTTTTAATGCTAAAAGCAATTTCTGGACGGGGATTTCCCATTCTAGATCTCCATGCTGTCAATATTGGAGGAAAATACTCGTGTGGAGCAGAAGTTAGCAAATCTTATTTAACTCATATCTGTGATAAACTTTGCGTTCCGTTTACAACAATTGCCTCCCCTTATGAATCTGAAACCCCAGAATGTTATCCGTGCTCTCAAGCAAGGAGACGTTTACTTTTTCAAGCAGCTAAAGAAATAGGAGCTTCCGCTATCGCTTTTGGTCATCACCGAGATGATGTCGTCCAAACCGCCTTACTAAATCTTCTACATAAAGCAGAGTTTGCTGGAATGCTTCCTGTTTTAGATATGATTCACTTCGGAGTTACGATCTTACGTCCTCTAATTTTCACCCCAGAGTTCTGGATTCGGAAGTTCGCTAAAGAAAACGGTTTTGCAAGGGTAACCTGCCGTTGTCCTGTTGTTTCATTAAGAAGTAAGGCTGAACAAAGTTTGAAGTTATTAGAGGAAGTATTCCCTTTAGCACGTCATAATATCGCTTTGGCTATCCAAGAACATGGGTCATCAAAATCAAAAAAAAATTGA
- a CDS encoding alpha/beta hydrolase produces MTDYSFFRRKFGNIEAIECPGNPQDPVIILCHGYGSMADNLTFFPSICSFSQLRPTWIFPNGILPLDNDFQGGRAWFPLNVLLLQELSTLYANGAENLKEKYDELFDVDLDSPKEALEKLINSLNRPYNEIIIGGFSQGAIMTTHLVLTSQNPYAGALIFAGARLFNKGWGQGIRECAQVPFLQSHGHQDEILPYILGTHLHDLLSTKLNGEFVSFRGGHKIPSIAFQKMQTMIPNWIQGSNRY; encoded by the coding sequence ATGACTGACTATTCTTTTTTTCGTCGCAAATTTGGAAATATTGAAGCGATAGAGTGCCCTGGAAATCCTCAAGATCCTGTCATTATTTTATGTCATGGTTATGGATCCATGGCTGATAATCTAACCTTTTTTCCTTCAATATGCTCGTTTTCACAACTACGCCCCACATGGATTTTTCCAAATGGAATTCTCCCCTTAGATAATGACTTCCAAGGAGGTCGTGCATGGTTTCCTCTTAACGTTCTTTTGTTGCAAGAACTCTCGACACTCTATGCTAACGGGGCAGAAAATCTCAAAGAAAAATACGATGAACTGTTTGATGTAGACCTAGACTCGCCGAAAGAAGCCTTAGAAAAGCTTATTAACAGCCTCAATCGTCCTTATAATGAAATTATCATCGGTGGATTTAGTCAAGGAGCAATCATGACTACCCATCTTGTCTTAACCTCTCAGAATCCTTATGCTGGGGCCTTAATCTTTGCTGGCGCAAGACTTTTTAATAAAGGTTGGGGTCAAGGCATTAGAGAGTGTGCTCAAGTCCCATTTTTACAAAGCCATGGTCATCAAGATGAAATTCTTCCCTATATCTTGGGAACGCACCTTCATGACCTTCTATCAACAAAATTGAACGGAGAATTTGTCTCTTTCCGTGGGGGACATAAAATTCCTTCTATAGCATTCCAAAAAATGCAAACCATGATTCCTAATTGGATACAGGGTAGCAACCGTTACTAG
- a CDS encoding flavin prenyltransferase UbiX: protein MKRYIVGISGASGAILAVRLIQELANAKHQVEVIISPSGRKTLFYELGCQSFDALFSEQSLKYIHTHSIQAIESSLASGSCPIEATIIIPCSMTTVAAISIGLADNLMRRVADVALKERRPLILVPRETPLHTIHLENLLKLSKNGATIFPPMPMWYFKPQSIEDLENALVGKILAHLNISSHLTKQWTTPH, encoded by the coding sequence ATGAAGCGTTATATTGTAGGGATTTCCGGAGCCTCTGGGGCAATACTTGCTGTTAGGCTTATTCAAGAACTGGCTAACGCAAAACACCAAGTTGAAGTAATTATTTCTCCTTCAGGAAGAAAGACGTTATTTTATGAGTTAGGATGTCAATCTTTCGATGCGCTATTTTCAGAACAAAGTTTAAAGTATATTCATACTCATAGTATTCAAGCTATAGAGAGCTCTTTAGCTTCAGGCTCTTGTCCTATAGAAGCTACGATCATTATTCCTTGTAGTATGACTACGGTTGCAGCTATTTCAATAGGTTTAGCAGATAATCTAATGCGACGTGTTGCTGACGTTGCTCTTAAAGAAAGACGGCCCTTGATTCTTGTCCCTAGAGAGACCCCTTTGCATACTATTCATTTAGAAAATCTATTGAAATTAAGCAAGAACGGGGCAACGATTTTTCCGCCAATGCCTATGTGGTATTTTAAGCCTCAATCTATCGAAGATCTTGAAAATGCTTTGGTAGGAAAAATTCTTGCCCATCTAAATATTTCAAGTCACTTAACTAAACAGTGGACAACTCCACATTGA
- the surE gene encoding 5'/3'-nucleotidase SurE, translating to MNKRLKIILTNDDGIAAKGMSYLVSALLEANLGDIYIVAPQTEQSGKSMSISLNEVICASPYSYPQPIQEAWAVGGSPTDCVRLALRALFQSISPDLVISGINSGNNICKNAWYSGTVGATKQSLVDGVPSIALSQDDHISFFQQEKAPEILKTLITYLLSHPFSCLTGLNVNFPVSPKGSSWEGMRLVLPGDEFFYEEPQYLGSVNKNRYYIEKVCGLQLCERPSTELACLLENCISVAPVLSQNFPLGLMTKEEFEQTQENFNTMLSNFQVTTKIF from the coding sequence ATGAATAAAAGATTAAAAATAATTCTAACCAACGATGACGGAATTGCAGCTAAAGGAATGAGTTACCTAGTATCTGCTCTATTAGAAGCGAACTTAGGTGATATTTATATCGTTGCCCCCCAAACCGAACAGTCTGGGAAAAGCATGTCGATCTCTCTTAATGAGGTCATCTGCGCTTCCCCATACTCATATCCCCAACCTATTCAAGAGGCATGGGCTGTAGGAGGCTCTCCTACAGATTGTGTTAGACTAGCCCTGAGAGCCCTTTTTCAATCGATTTCTCCTGATCTAGTTATCTCAGGAATTAACTCTGGGAACAACATATGCAAGAATGCTTGGTACTCAGGAACCGTAGGCGCTACAAAACAATCCTTAGTAGACGGTGTCCCTTCAATCGCACTTTCTCAGGATGACCATATTTCTTTCTTCCAACAAGAGAAAGCTCCTGAAATCTTAAAAACATTGATTACTTATCTCCTGTCTCACCCCTTCTCTTGTTTAACTGGTTTGAATGTCAACTTCCCTGTAAGTCCAAAGGGCTCGTCTTGGGAAGGAATGCGACTGGTTCTACCAGGAGATGAATTTTTCTATGAGGAACCTCAATATCTAGGCTCTGTAAATAAGAATAGATACTATATTGAAAAGGTTTGTGGATTACAGCTTTGTGAAAGGCCATCAACAGAACTCGCCTGCTTATTAGAAAATTGCATCAGTGTTGCTCCAGTACTCTCACAAAATTTTCCCCTAGGCTTAATGACTAAAGAAGAATTCGAACAGACCCAAGAAAATTTCAATACAATGCTTTCAAACTTTCAGGTTACCACTAAAATATTCTAA
- a CDS encoding YitT family protein, with product MSHGPRPSKFSFPLYFSKTLSWFILGGFLAACGVQMVLVPNELIDGGIVGLSIIASHFLGHKALPFCLVLFNLPFVFLAFKQIGKYFVIQMLTAVIIFSCSLWLIDQLPFWLGVSPFIFKGSEMETVVLGGAIIGVGCGLIIRHGGSTDGTEILGIIINKKKGYTVGQVILFVNFFIFALSGVVYKNWHTAFVSFLTYGIATKVMDMVILGLEDTKSVTIITSSPRKLGHILMETLGIGLTYIHAEGGYSGEPRNLLYVVVERLQLSQLKEIVHREDPSAFIAIENLHEVINGRRT from the coding sequence ATGTCTCACGGTCCTCGTCCATCAAAATTCAGTTTTCCTCTGTATTTTTCCAAAACATTAAGTTGGTTCATTTTGGGAGGCTTTCTTGCTGCTTGCGGAGTTCAGATGGTGTTAGTGCCTAATGAACTTATCGATGGTGGTATTGTTGGTCTTTCGATTATAGCCTCTCACTTTTTAGGTCATAAAGCACTGCCTTTTTGTTTGGTTCTCTTCAACCTTCCTTTTGTATTCCTAGCATTTAAACAAATTGGGAAATACTTTGTGATTCAAATGCTGACAGCCGTGATCATTTTTTCGTGTTCTTTATGGCTTATTGACCAACTCCCCTTTTGGTTAGGCGTCAGCCCTTTTATTTTTAAAGGATCGGAGATGGAAACCGTCGTTTTAGGCGGAGCAATTATTGGTGTGGGTTGTGGATTGATTATCCGTCATGGAGGATCTACAGATGGGACCGAGATTCTAGGAATCATCATCAATAAAAAGAAAGGCTATACCGTTGGCCAGGTAATTTTATTTGTAAACTTCTTTATTTTTGCTTTATCTGGTGTTGTCTATAAAAATTGGCATACGGCTTTTGTTTCATTTCTAACCTACGGAATTGCAACAAAAGTTATGGACATGGTTATTTTAGGCCTTGAAGATACAAAATCTGTAACTATCATTACCTCCTCTCCAAGAAAACTAGGGCATATTCTCATGGAAACATTGGGCATTGGCTTAACTTATATCCATGCCGAAGGAGGATATTCTGGAGAGCCGAGAAATCTTCTTTATGTTGTTGTCGAACGTCTTCAGCTTTCACAATTAAAAGAAATTGTGCATAGGGAAGATCCCTCAGCGTTTATAGCTATTGAGAACCTCCACGAGGTAATCAATGGTAGGCGGACCTAA
- the rimO gene encoding 30S ribosomal protein S12 methylthiotransferase RimO has protein sequence MATKSLGSFNSVLSKNKIHFISLGCSRNLVDSEVMLGILLKAGYESTNQIEDADYLILNTCAFLKSARDEGKDYLDHLISVKKKSAKIILTGCMTSKHKDELEPWRPHIHYLLGSGDIQHILSAIESRESGEKISAKSYIEMGEVPRQLSTPKHYAYLKIAEGCRKHCAFCIIPSIKGKLRSKPVDQILKEFRTLLKSGVKEILLIAQDLGDYGKDISTDRSSQLESLLYKLMKEPGDYWLRMLYLYPDEVSDGIIDLMKSDSRLLPYVDIPLQHINNRILKQMRRNTSREQIIEFLGKLRSKIPTVYIRSSIIVGFPSETAKEFQELADFIGEGWIDNLGIFLYSQEPGTPAAQLPHQIPEKVKASRLKILSEIQKHNVDKHNRQLVGRKVEAVIDNYHPETNLLLTARFYGQAPEVDPCIIVNEAKLVSHFGERCFIEITGTAGYDLVGRVIKKSQNQALLKISKA, from the coding sequence ATGGCAACAAAAAGTTTAGGATCTTTCAATTCAGTTCTTTCTAAAAATAAAATTCATTTTATTAGTTTAGGATGCTCCCGAAACCTTGTAGATAGCGAAGTTATGCTTGGAATTCTTCTTAAAGCAGGTTACGAGTCTACTAATCAAATAGAAGATGCTGACTACTTAATTTTAAATACATGTGCATTTTTAAAAAGCGCTAGAGATGAGGGTAAGGATTATCTTGACCATCTAATCAGTGTAAAAAAAAAGAGTGCTAAAATTATTTTAACTGGGTGCATGACTTCCAAGCACAAAGACGAGCTTGAACCTTGGAGGCCACACATCCATTACCTACTAGGTTCTGGAGACATTCAGCATATTCTCTCTGCTATTGAGTCTCGTGAGTCTGGAGAAAAAATCTCCGCAAAGAGTTACATTGAAATGGGAGAAGTTCCGAGGCAGCTTTCTACCCCAAAGCACTATGCCTATTTAAAGATTGCTGAGGGCTGCAGAAAGCACTGTGCTTTTTGTATTATTCCTTCTATTAAAGGAAAGCTTCGCAGCAAACCCGTTGATCAAATTCTTAAGGAATTTCGCACCCTTTTAAAGAGTGGTGTTAAAGAAATTTTACTAATAGCTCAAGATCTAGGAGATTACGGAAAAGATATTTCTACAGACCGAAGTTCGCAACTAGAATCACTATTATATAAATTAATGAAAGAGCCTGGAGATTATTGGCTACGAATGTTGTATTTATATCCTGATGAAGTCAGTGACGGCATTATAGATCTTATGAAATCGGATTCCAGACTTCTTCCCTATGTAGACATTCCCTTGCAACACATTAATAACCGTATTTTAAAGCAAATGCGAAGGAATACGTCTAGAGAGCAAATCATAGAATTCCTAGGAAAATTACGCTCGAAGATTCCTACAGTCTACATCCGTTCTTCAATTATTGTCGGATTTCCTAGTGAAACTGCAAAAGAATTCCAAGAGTTAGCTGATTTTATTGGTGAGGGTTGGATTGATAATCTCGGAATTTTCCTCTACTCTCAAGAACCAGGCACTCCTGCAGCACAACTACCTCACCAGATACCAGAAAAAGTTAAAGCATCAAGGTTAAAAATTCTCTCTGAAATTCAAAAACACAATGTGGATAAACATAATCGACAGCTCGTTGGGAGAAAAGTAGAGGCCGTTATTGATAACTATCATCCAGAGACCAATCTTTTACTTACGGCAAGGTTCTACGGACAAGCTCCAGAAGTCGATCCTTGCATTATTGTAAATGAAGCAAAGCTTGTTTCCCATTTCGGGGAAAGGTGCTTTATAGAAATCACTGGAACTGCTGGCTATGACCTTGTAGGGCGCGTTATAAAAAAATCTCAGAACCAAGCTTTGCTAAAAATTAGCAAAGCTTAG
- a CDS encoding L-threonylcarbamoyladenylate synthase, translated as MADTKAEITFSFPKIISSINQGKVVALPTDTVYGFLLALDASDAEERLYALKYREPSKAFALYVNSLEDIEKISGYPLSPMARKLAQHLLPGAITLVVKHRNPRFPKETLAFRIVDHPIVQETVDRCGSLIGTSANLSGFPSALKAEEVFTDFADHDLCIFDGPCSHGLESTVVATDPLCIYREGVISRSVIESITGIEATIFSRTYHAFSKHMKIYTVKNQTELQSFLRRFPDFKGMICEYPEPKNFYIRLREVLKNTTPSIVFIYDINTSDYPELFPFLSPYYID; from the coding sequence GTGGCTGATACAAAAGCGGAGATTACTTTTTCGTTTCCAAAAATTATATCATCTATAAATCAGGGGAAAGTCGTTGCTCTTCCTACCGATACGGTCTATGGGTTTCTCCTTGCTTTGGATGCCTCTGACGCTGAAGAGAGGCTGTATGCTTTAAAATATAGAGAGCCTAGCAAAGCTTTTGCTCTTTATGTGAATTCCCTTGAAGATATTGAAAAAATTTCAGGCTATCCATTATCTCCTATGGCTCGAAAATTAGCTCAACATCTTTTGCCAGGAGCAATTACTTTAGTGGTTAAGCACCGCAATCCCAGGTTTCCTAAAGAAACACTTGCTTTTCGGATTGTAGATCACCCAATAGTTCAGGAAACTGTAGATCGTTGTGGGAGTTTAATTGGAACATCTGCGAATCTCTCAGGTTTTCCTTCAGCTCTTAAAGCCGAAGAGGTATTTACAGACTTTGCTGATCATGATCTTTGTATTTTTGACGGCCCTTGTTCCCATGGTTTAGAATCAACAGTAGTTGCCACGGATCCTCTTTGTATTTATCGTGAGGGGGTGATTTCTCGCTCTGTTATAGAAAGTATCACAGGGATCGAAGCTACGATCTTTAGTAGAACGTATCACGCTTTTTCGAAGCATATGAAGATATACACTGTCAAAAATCAAACAGAGCTACAGTCTTTCTTAAGAAGGTTTCCTGATTTTAAAGGTATGATTTGTGAATATCCTGAACCCAAAAATTTTTATATTAGGTTACGGGAAGTCTTGAAGAATACCACTCCTTCTATAGTCTTTATTTATGATATAAATACTTCTGACTATCCCGAACTTTTTCCTTTTCTTTCTCCTTATTATATTGATTAG
- a CDS encoding YecA family protein codes for MSKKINRNDLCPCGSNKKYKQCCLKKEEQTARYTTEGKFKFSAEVFSSSGQGKAGENCTKLFQRLSQSLTSEQKSAVGKFHEITKNKEITSKKALKKAQAKEEKLVAEKLQQHNFELLDTGENLTLPMDTTTPLNQDPNFVAEDFIPTQEDFRISENAQKPPVKED; via the coding sequence GTGTCAAAAAAGATTAATAGAAATGATTTATGCCCCTGCGGCTCTAATAAAAAGTACAAGCAATGTTGTTTAAAAAAAGAGGAACAAACGGCGCGATATACAACTGAAGGAAAATTTAAATTTTCTGCTGAAGTTTTCTCTTCATCGGGTCAGGGAAAAGCTGGGGAGAATTGCACTAAGTTATTCCAACGTTTATCTCAATCTTTAACTTCAGAACAGAAATCTGCTGTTGGTAAGTTTCATGAGATTACTAAGAATAAAGAAATCACTAGTAAAAAGGCTCTTAAGAAAGCTCAAGCAAAAGAAGAGAAACTGGTTGCCGAAAAACTTCAGCAGCATAATTTTGAACTACTGGATACTGGAGAGAATCTAACTCTACCTATGGATACTACAACTCCTTTGAATCAAGATCCTAATTTTGTTGCCGAGGATTTTATTCCTACACAAGAAGATTTTCGCATATCTGAAAATGCTCAAAAACCTCCAGTTAAGGAAGATTAA
- a CDS encoding UbiA-like polyprenyltransferase → MKLNHFLNLVNFKYSIFAILFLSASTIFTLSINEISQNLSLKEGLKILIFGAAAFVFARTTGIVVNQCIDRFIDKKNTRTSKRVLPANLVSLNFAWTLSLFCSFLFLLFCRTLHIFSLGIASLIVMIIYPYMKRVTFLCHWGLGLVYTLAILMIFFAFAVSGLSMPLCLVALLWGGSVGMVIAANDIIYAIQDIEFDRKEGVFSIPACYGEKKATKIARVNLWMSYFAYISSGFVGSLGKRFYFTTIIPLIVILKVVRIYSKSGKTDQGKDSKFFLANIAIALSFLVSMTLFWILSL, encoded by the coding sequence GTGAAATTAAATCATTTTTTAAATTTAGTTAATTTTAAGTATTCGATATTTGCCATACTTTTTTTATCAGCATCGACAATATTTACTCTTTCTATAAACGAGATCTCGCAAAATCTATCCCTTAAAGAGGGTCTAAAGATCTTAATTTTTGGAGCCGCCGCCTTTGTTTTTGCAAGGACTACGGGAATTGTAGTGAATCAGTGTATCGATCGGTTCATTGATAAAAAAAATACAAGAACATCAAAAAGAGTACTCCCTGCGAATCTTGTATCTTTAAATTTTGCTTGGACACTTTCTCTATTTTGTAGTTTTCTTTTTCTTCTGTTCTGTAGGACTCTACATATTTTTAGTTTGGGGATTGCTTCACTTATTGTCATGATTATCTATCCTTATATGAAGAGAGTGACTTTTCTGTGCCATTGGGGATTAGGATTAGTGTATACTCTAGCCATTCTTATGATTTTTTTTGCTTTCGCCGTATCGGGTCTTTCTATGCCTTTATGCTTGGTTGCTCTTTTATGGGGAGGAAGTGTGGGTATGGTGATAGCTGCAAACGATATCATATATGCAATTCAAGATATTGAATTTGATAGGAAAGAAGGAGTATTCAGTATTCCTGCATGTTACGGTGAAAAGAAAGCAACTAAGATTGCAAGAGTGAATTTATGGATGAGTTATTTTGCTTATATTTCTTCAGGTTTTGTTGGTTCTTTAGGGAAAAGGTTCTATTTCACAACTATCATTCCTTTAATTGTGATTCTTAAGGTGGTTAGAATATATTCTAAATCTGGGAAAACAGACCAAGGAAAGGACAGCAAATTCTTTTTGGCAAATATCGCCATTGCTTTATCTTTTCTGGTAAGTATGACTTTGTTTTGGATTTTGAGTTTATGA